The following coding sequences are from one Candidatus Deferrimicrobiaceae bacterium window:
- the greA gene encoding transcription elongation factor GreA: MMDILRESIDRLTEEAKQIEYELRVVLPKEINTALAHGDISENGEYEAAKERQSTLNARLAQIQKRLADLSRIDVTAIPKDRAGLGSEVTVENAETGDEIRYTLVIPEVADGKKNFVSIASPVGRALLNRRPGDTVTVQAPKGTLEFEVTGIVTFFGDTLE; the protein is encoded by the coding sequence ATGATGGATATTCTCCGCGAATCGATCGACCGGCTGACCGAAGAGGCGAAGCAGATCGAATACGAACTCCGGGTGGTTCTCCCGAAGGAGATCAACACGGCGCTCGCGCACGGGGATATCTCGGAGAACGGCGAGTACGAAGCGGCCAAGGAGAGGCAATCCACCCTGAACGCCCGCCTGGCCCAGATCCAGAAAAGGCTCGCCGACCTCTCCCGGATCGACGTCACCGCGATCCCGAAAGACCGCGCAGGCCTCGGAAGCGAGGTGACCGTGGAAAACGCCGAAACGGGGGATGAGATCCGGTACACGCTGGTGATCCCGGAGGTCGCCGACGGGAAAAAGAACTTCGTCTCGATCGCCTCGCCGGTGGGCAGGGCCCTCCTGAACCGGAGGCCGGGCGACACGGTGACGGTGCAGGCGCCGAAAGGAACGCTGGAATTCGAGGTGACGGGAATCGTCACGTTCTTCGGCGACACCCTGGAGTAA